From one Solanum stenotomum isolate F172 chromosome 12, ASM1918654v1, whole genome shotgun sequence genomic stretch:
- the LOC125848548 gene encoding ribosome quality control complex subunit 2: MIKRRFYKLEHGDRDAPSQSSSSSDSEFEAEETEDEEEEEEEEEEQDDNEVKEEDDGVARLTGGNESSSGYESEDSSFNEVNLNSSGLPMSDEDVTTLKDNKFDGESYLSEKVIAESDIMQNSSIPEDDEIPSDASDYVLKCKSVYKCRLCPRIVCLTVQTLIAHLKSKRHARSIKLLKEGRLKLMFNEDGRIEGEIHPEAEDSPVREQNPSASKKKSKGLKRQLREKKYKNKENFLPVENTVESRRNRSRKRQKNK, from the exons atgataaaaaggcGATTTTACAAGCTTGAACATGGTGATAGAGATGCTCCTTCGCAGTCCTCTTCATCCTCCGACTCTGAATTTGAGGCAGAGGAAACAGAAGacgaagaggaggaggaggaggaagaggaagagcaGGATGACAATGAAGTAAAGGAAGAGGATGATGGTGTTGCTCGTCTGACAGGAGGAAATGAATCTTCTTCGG GATATGAGAGTGAAGATAGCTCTTTCAATGAAGTTAATCTTAACTCATCAG GTCTTCCTATGAGTGATGAAGATGTTACAACTCTAAAGGACAACAAGTTTGATGGTGAAAGTTATTTGTCTGAAAAGGTCATTGCAGAATCAGATATTATGCAGAATAGTTCTATTCCCGAAGACGATGAGATTCCAAGTGATGCTTCAGATTATGTCTTGAAATGTAAATCAGTTTATAAGTGCAGGCTGTGTCCTAGAATCGTCTGCTTGACTGTTCAGACTCTAATTGCTCATCTTAAATCCAAA AGGCATGCCCGCTCTATAAAGCTGTTGAAAGAAGGGAGGCTTAAACTTATGTTTAATGAAGACGGAAGAATTGAGGGAGAAATTCATCCTGAGGCGGAGGATAGCCCAGTTAGAGAACAG AATCCTTCAGCATCAAAGAAGAAAAGCAAAGGACTGAAGAGGCAACTCAGGGAGAAGAAATATAAG AATAAGGAAAACTTTTTGCCCGTGGAGAATACTGTAGAGTCGAGAAGGAACCGTTCCAGGAAGAGGCAGAAAAACAAGTGA
- the LOC125848555 gene encoding histone chaperone ASF1B-like, translated as MSAVNVTNITVLNNPSSFLSPLKFEITYDCVTALKEDLEWKLIYVGSAEDDTYDQLLESVFVGPVNVGGFRFVLQADPPDPARIRAEDILGVTVLLLTCSYMGQEFVRIGYYVNNDYNDENLRQQPPQTVKIGMLQRNILTDKPRVTKFPINFHPENSETGEQGAAPPPDDNTAKADGNEE; from the exons ATGAGTGCTGTGAATGTTACAAACATCACCGTGCTAAATAATCCATCGTCGTTCCTTTCGCCACTGAAGTTTGAAATCACTTATGACTGCGTTACTGCTCTCAAAGAAG ATTTGGAATGGAAACTCATCTATGTTGGATCTGCTGAGGATGACACATATGACCAACTACTAGAAAGTGTGTTTGTTGGTCCTGTCAATGTTGGAGGTTTCCGCTTTGTATTGCAG GCGGACCCTCCAGATCCTGCCCGAATTCGTGCTGAAGATATACTTGGTGTCACTGTGCTCCTTTTGACCTGTTCCTATATGGGTCAAGAATTTGTACGAATTGGCTACTATGTGAACAATGATTACAATGATGAGAATTTGAGACAACAACCTCCCCAAACGGTTAAAATTGGCATGCTTCAAAGGAACATACTAACAGACAAACCTAGAGTAACAAAGTTCCCTATCAATTTTCACCCCGAAAACAGCGAGACTGGAGAGCAAGGTGCTGCCCCTCCACCTGATGATAACACGGCTAAAGCAGATGGGAATGAAGAGTGA